In Desulfonatronovibrio magnus, the genomic window TGATGCTGTTCAATAACACGAGTGAGAGCATGGCAACTGCCACAGCCAAGCGATACATTGATTTTTTCATGGTGCTTTTCTCCTTGTTTGGTTATGGTTGCAGTTCTTGAAATGTGTTCCGCGTTACACTTGTTTTTTGATTGTCATAGTATTTTCTCCTTGTTTGAAAATGTTATCTCTGCCGAAAACATGCAGAGTAGACTTTTTTTGAGGCAGATTTAAAAACAGCACGGCTTACACAAACGGCAGACTCAGGTGCTTAAACAGACAATACTCTTTTTATTAACCGTGTCTGTAGGGAAAACACACATTTTTCGTGAGGAATAATCACAAAAGGCGGGAATAATTCCCTGGATGGGCGAAAGGATGAATGGACGCGCTCCCCCTTTGTACATTTCGTGCCAGAACTCGCAGGCGGCGGCATGCTTATCCCGTGTGAAAAACGCAATCCAGCAGTATAGTCCAGGGTGGCAGACCCCGTTGATCTGTTCCTTTCAGTGGCTGTTGTCAGGCATAGGGGTTCACCGTGTTCTGATTATTTTGAGCGAATCGGTTTCGTGCATGTCTTGGGGTGATGCATCCTCAACCAAAATCACTCTCTCGTCTTTTTCAACCATTCCTGCCTTGTCCATAAACTGCATGACCCCATCGGCAAAGCCAGTTGTTTCATAGTCAATACAAACAGGATAAACCCCGTAAGACAGAGCCAGAAAATGATTCATTTTTTCATCGCCGCCACAGGAAAGTATCCAGCAGTCAGGTTTGAATCTGGAGATAAGGCAAGCGACGCCCTTGCTTTGCGTGCGGGTCAGTATGAAGCGCACATTTAATGCGTTTGCAGATTCGACGGCATTCAGGGAAACAATATTCTCAACTGTGGTATTGCCGGAACCCGCACCTGTTTTGAAGTATGCGGGCAGATCGGCCAAAGCACTGACAGCTTTTTTTTCCCGCTCTGCGGATGCTGCTATTTTGGTTATCATTTCAACCGTTTCTACAGGATATTTTCCTATAGCCGTCTCTTCGGACAACATCACCGCGTCTGTCCCATCAAAAATCGCATTGGCCACATCGGAGACCTCGGCACGGGTGGGCCTGATATTCTCAGTCATGGATAACAACATCTGCGTCGCTGTTATCACGGGCCGACCCAAAAGATTTGCCTTGTGGGTCAGTTTTTTCTGAACGGCAGGCACGTCTTCTAAAGGGATTTGAACCCCCAAGTCACCGCGTGCAATCATGATGGCATCCGCCGCGGAAAGAATCGCATCGAAATTGTCAAGGGCCTCGGGCCGCTCGATTTTGGCAATCACATACGCTGATTGCCCATCTTTTTGTGCAAAGCCCTTCACCTTGCGTATGTCATCCGCTGTCTCCGCAAATGAAACACCAAATGCATCCACGCCCTCCTGCAGGGCAAATGCGACGAACGCAAGGTCCGTGTCCGACACCGCATCTGCATATATATTTACTCCGGGAAGGGCTAATCCTTTGTAAGACAGGAGTGGACCGCCGATAACCGTTCGGCAGAAAACCTCCTCATCCGACACCCTGTCTACCTGGAGCTGTATGAAGCCGTCATTAAGGAAAATCAGGCTTCCCGGGCTTACACTCTCAGGCAGTCTCTTGTAATCAACAGGTATCTTGTTAGGTGTGCCGATAAGATCTTTAACGGTCAGTATGACCTCCTGCCCTTTTTTTAGAATAAGCGGCTCATCCAGGAGTTTACCGATTCGTATTTTGGGTCCGGGAAGATCCGCCATAATCAGGCAGTGACTTTGAAGCCTTGACGCCACCGCGCGTATCCGACGGATATCCTCCTTGTGCCCCTGCAAGGTTCCATGGGCGAAATTGAGCCGCGCCACATTCATGCCCTGCAGCATTAAGCGCTCCAAGACATCCTCTGAGCGGGAGGCCGGGCCAATGGTGCAGACGATTTTGGTTTTATAAGCCGGCAATCTCATGGCCGCCTCCCTGTTAAATTAAGGTAAATGGGATGGATCAAAGACTTGAAAGCATGTTTTCATACAACCTTTCGGCATCCTCTCTACGGCACAATTCCGTTCCCGGGGTCATGACGGCTGCCGTGCCGGCCGCCACGCCGAACAGGACGGATTCCCTGGGTGTTTTGCCCCGGGCAAGGCTCAAGACAATACCGGCCACCATGCTGTCCCCGGCCCCGACCTTACTGACAATCGGCACGGTCGGCGGCAGGATACGTTCGGAAATCTCGCTGGAAATCATCAAAGCGCCAGCCGCGCCCAGTGAGATGATCAGCATCTCGCAGTAGCCGTTCTTGACCATTTTTTGGGCCTCTGCCTTGATCTGTGATTCCTCTTTGATGTCCTTGCCGACCAATTCCCTGAACTCGCGAATATTGGGCTTGATCAGATACACGCCTTCCTTCAGCACCTTTTCCAGAGCTTCACCCGAAACGTCGATGACCGCTTTTGCGCCCCTGTTCTTTCCGGTACGAACCATCCGTGTATAATAGTCAGTGGGTACGCCCGGAGGAAGGCTTCCGCTGACCACTAAGTAATCGGGAGCCGGTTCTACGAACGACAATTCATCCAGGAACTGTTCCCTTTCTTGTTCTCTCAACTCTGGCCCCGGCATCCCGAAACGATACTGTCGGCCGGTGGATTCCTCCAGAATCACCAGACTCTCCCGGGTCAATCCCGCAATGGGAAACCGGTGATGGTCCAGGTCCTCCTGATCCAGGAGTTCTTGAAGTCTGGCGCCGGTCAGGCCCCCTGCAGGATAAAGGAGGATGGATTCCCCACCCAGTTTTTTGATGGCTCGGGAGACATTCACTCCGCCGCCTCCGGGTTCGAAACGTGGGGGTTTGCAGTACAGCTTTTGCTCGGCTACGACATGAGCAACACTTGAACTCTTGTCGATGGCCGGATTCAAAGTCATTGTCACGATGGTTTTCATGGATAGCCCTTTATCAGAATGTTTAAAAAAATTGTAACTGTTCACCACATATGGAATCTGACTATTCAACGGCAATGGATTCCGGCTTTCGCCGGAATGACGGAAAAGAGCAGCGGCCTGCTTTAACCGTCACCCCGGACCAGATCCGGGGTCCAGGTCTTCTTATTCGAACTTGCTGAATAGTTCCAAAAATTGTAACTGTTCAGCAAATTCCAGGTTGCTCCCTGTACCGAAGGCTGGATAGCGTTAACGCTATCCACTCCACTTACTTACTCGGATTTGCTGAGTAGCTACTTTTACTTTACCTTTTCAAATTTTCGATACACGACTTTTTCGAGTTCCGACAGGGTGAAGACCATCAGGCCGATACCCAGTGGAACCAGCCAATGGCGAAGTTCCAAAGGGGCTGAACCGAACCAGAGATTCATGAACGGCGCATAAACGAAAATGAGTTGGAAGAGGATCAGGACTCCGGAAGCGATCAAGGCGACCTTGTTGCTCAGAAGCCGGGAGGGCAGCCACGCGGCTTCTCGAAGAAAGCGGCTGTTGAACAGGTAGAAAAGTTGGCCGGCCACTAAAGTGTTCACACAGACGGTGCGCACGATTTCTACGTCCATGTCCAGGGACATTTCCACATGGAAAACAGCCAGGGTGGCCCCTCCGATAAGTACGGAGACAAAGCCGATCCGCCAGAGAAAGTAACCGCCCAGAATGGCCGTACCGGGACGGCGCGGAGGACGGGACATCAGGTCTGGTTCGGAAGGTTCAAAGGCCAGGGCCATGGCCAGGGTGATGGCAGTCACCATGTTCACCCAAAGGATTTGGACCGGTGTCAAAGGGAGCACGGCAAAGCCGGCGACGATGGCGGTGAGGACGACCAACCCTTCAGCGCCGTTGGTCGGGAGAAGAAACAAAATCGCCTTGCGCAGGTTGTCATAAATGGTACGGCCTTCTTCCACGGCGTGTTCAATGGTGGCGAAATTGTCGTCCATGAGTAC contains:
- the pyk gene encoding pyruvate kinase, with protein sequence MRLPAYKTKIVCTIGPASRSEDVLERLMLQGMNVARLNFAHGTLQGHKEDIRRIRAVASRLQSHCLIMADLPGPKIRIGKLLDEPLILKKGQEVILTVKDLIGTPNKIPVDYKRLPESVSPGSLIFLNDGFIQLQVDRVSDEEVFCRTVIGGPLLSYKGLALPGVNIYADAVSDTDLAFVAFALQEGVDAFGVSFAETADDIRKVKGFAQKDGQSAYVIAKIERPEALDNFDAILSAADAIMIARGDLGVQIPLEDVPAVQKKLTHKANLLGRPVITATQMLLSMTENIRPTRAEVSDVANAIFDGTDAVMLSEETAIGKYPVETVEMITKIAASAEREKKAVSALADLPAYFKTGAGSGNTTVENIVSLNAVESANALNVRFILTRTQSKGVACLISRFKPDCWILSCGGDEKMNHFLALSYGVYPVCIDYETTGFADGVMQFMDKAGMVEKDERVILVEDASPQDMHETDSLKIIRTR
- a CDS encoding 1-phosphofructokinase family hexose kinase, with protein sequence MKTIVTMTLNPAIDKSSSVAHVVAEQKLYCKPPRFEPGGGGVNVSRAIKKLGGESILLYPAGGLTGARLQELLDQEDLDHHRFPIAGLTRESLVILEESTGRQYRFGMPGPELREQEREQFLDELSFVEPAPDYLVVSGSLPPGVPTDYYTRMVRTGKNRGAKAVIDVSGEALEKVLKEGVYLIKPNIREFRELVGKDIKEESQIKAEAQKMVKNGYCEMLIISLGAAGALMISSEISERILPPTVPIVSKVGAGDSMVAGIVLSLARGKTPRESVLFGVAAGTAAVMTPGTELCRREDAERLYENMLSSL